One region of Pseudanabaena sp. FACHB-2040 genomic DNA includes:
- a CDS encoding glutathionylspermidine synthase family protein yields MRPFKVVRRRNWQEHIQANAYQTEVLSDPKQQYWVEALPQPFALQFDTQEETAIAAATEQLWQMCVEFLDWFFTDHQPGDVDRRLATLKIRPDYWPAIKASWDRTDPVEDLSLCTRFDLVVTEAGQIKLIEINGETPLLGAETIYQWNWFVDYKRNHQTGPFPLPNDASQFNEFWDMVAGQWRRIADAYNLRQTGISFLVDENLEEDLEMAMQLIQILHDEVDSGIYTQIVYLRGLQDEQGQEVQRGLGLDEEGYFVDHVNDRIPVLWKIYDWSDIQNDMANTQATPVLVRRLEAGDVKVLEPLWKQVLSNKGAMALMWDQFKASDYRPYLLATYFDSDISPEATKLMLEMHVKKPMLGLEGVGTSIETGVGELEKRDTLGYGSEGFVIQDYIELPQAFGYHYMVGSWVINGEAAGIILRGDTSRITGRHCLIIPHVVSDDGLYIARV; encoded by the coding sequence ATGAGACCCTTCAAGGTAGTTCGGCGTCGCAACTGGCAGGAGCACATCCAAGCCAACGCATACCAAACTGAGGTATTGAGCGATCCAAAGCAGCAGTATTGGGTAGAGGCCCTACCCCAGCCCTTTGCCCTGCAGTTCGATACGCAGGAAGAAACTGCGATCGCAGCCGCCACCGAGCAACTGTGGCAGATGTGCGTAGAGTTTCTAGACTGGTTCTTTACCGACCACCAGCCGGGGGATGTAGATCGGCGTTTAGCCACCTTGAAAATTCGTCCCGATTACTGGCCAGCGATTAAGGCCAGCTGGGATCGCACCGACCCGGTAGAGGACCTCTCCCTCTGCACCCGATTTGATCTGGTAGTCACCGAAGCGGGCCAGATCAAGCTGATCGAGATCAACGGTGAGACGCCGCTGCTGGGAGCAGAAACCATTTATCAGTGGAACTGGTTTGTTGACTACAAGCGCAACCACCAGACCGGCCCGTTTCCCCTGCCCAACGACGCCAGCCAGTTCAACGAATTTTGGGATATGGTGGCTGGTCAATGGCGGCGCATTGCTGATGCCTATAACCTGCGCCAAACGGGTATCTCCTTCCTGGTCGATGAGAACTTAGAGGAAGATTTAGAAATGGCCATGCAGCTAATCCAGATCCTCCACGACGAGGTGGATAGCGGCATCTACACCCAAATTGTCTACCTGCGGGGACTCCAAGATGAGCAGGGTCAGGAGGTGCAGCGGGGGCTGGGGCTAGATGAGGAAGGCTACTTCGTCGATCACGTTAACGATCGCATTCCAGTGCTGTGGAAAATCTACGACTGGTCTGACATTCAAAACGACATGGCCAACACCCAAGCAACGCCTGTTCTGGTTCGTCGCCTAGAGGCCGGAGACGTAAAGGTGCTCGAACCCCTCTGGAAGCAGGTGCTCTCTAATAAGGGGGCCATGGCCCTAATGTGGGACCAGTTCAAAGCCTCTGACTATCGCCCCTATTTGTTAGCAACCTACTTCGATAGCGATATTTCCCCCGAGGCCACGAAGCTGATGTTGGAGATGCACGTCAAGAAGCCCATGCTGGGACTAGAGGGGGTGGGCACCTCAATTGAAACAGGAGTCGGTGAACTGGAAAAACGGGATACCCTGGGCTACGGTTCAGAAGGGTTTGTCATTCAGGACTACATCGAACTCCCCCAGGCCTTTGGCTACCACTACATGGTCGGTAGCTGGGTCATCAACGGCGAGGCAGCGGGCATCATCCTGCGGGGAGACACCTCGCGCATTACAGGCCGCCATTGCCTGATCATTCCCCATGTTGTCTCCGATGATGGGCTCTATATTGCCCGTGTTTAG
- a CDS encoding DUF1190 domain-containing protein, whose protein sequence is MAYPKPNSQPLQIRSIYRQQLHNNLVLAAVFASLLAGCGGPSSQTSNSGSSTITDQNADEAIPAVFYETTEQCEADITQQQQEYQVLLEAHQQNQLAQPPAPPVMQVEDCGPQMQAALQEHDRTAPVYSSLADCQAEGVQCETTPANAETNGYRPAYGGTYLYPYGSPSFVYLNFGGSNRSVYQPHTVFRSSQPGQVVTPFGRTVPQTGSGPVSVPRHTSVAAPTRPTGTAARGTITGRSSQGFGSTYKSTGTGGK, encoded by the coding sequence ATGGCATATCCAAAACCCAATTCCCAGCCTCTGCAAATCCGCTCTATCTATCGACAGCAGCTCCACAACAATTTAGTTCTGGCGGCGGTGTTTGCTTCTCTGCTGGCTGGGTGTGGCGGACCGTCTAGCCAAACATCGAACAGCGGCAGCAGCACTATCACCGACCAAAACGCCGACGAGGCGATTCCGGCGGTGTTTTACGAAACCACAGAGCAATGCGAAGCCGACATTACCCAACAGCAGCAAGAATATCAAGTCTTACTTGAGGCCCACCAGCAGAATCAACTGGCTCAGCCCCCCGCTCCCCCGGTAATGCAGGTCGAAGACTGCGGCCCCCAGATGCAGGCGGCCCTGCAGGAACACGATCGCACCGCTCCGGTATATTCCAGCCTGGCAGACTGCCAGGCCGAGGGGGTGCAGTGCGAAACCACGCCCGCAAATGCTGAAACCAATGGGTACCGGCCGGCTTATGGCGGCACCTATCTCTACCCCTACGGTTCCCCGAGCTTTGTCTATCTCAATTTTGGCGGCAGCAACCGCAGCGTCTATCAACCCCATACCGTCTTCCGCAGCAGTCAGCCAGGGCAGGTGGTCACCCCCTTCGGACGCACCGTTCCCCAAACCGGTTCAGGGCCGGTGTCGGTGCCGCGTCACACCAGCGTAGCCGCGCCCACACGACCCACGGGTACCGCCGCTAGGGGCACTATTACCGGCCGCAGCAGCCAGGGATTTGGCTCAACCTACAAAAGTACGGGTACCGGTGGAAAGTAG
- a CDS encoding transposase — MSWVEEELSGTELGDARLTKRLIAMVQALYEQPNKSVPGASQDVAALAGMYQFWSNRRIKAEDILSGHQLSTVMRLSSHETVLVCQDTSDLVYTTLRRTRGLGPISDLSGKGIKVHTALCVSDAGVPLGVLHRRAGLAICKAVAPIDGEE, encoded by the coding sequence ATGAGCTGGGTAGAAGAGGAGCTGAGTGGAACTGAGCTAGGAGATGCAAGGCTAACGAAACGGCTGATCGCAATGGTGCAAGCGCTGTACGAGCAGCCGAATAAGAGCGTGCCAGGAGCGAGTCAAGATGTGGCTGCGTTAGCTGGCATGTATCAGTTCTGGAGCAATCGACGCATCAAGGCCGAGGACATTTTGAGTGGCCATCAGCTCAGTACCGTGATGCGTTTGAGTAGCCACGAAACGGTCCTGGTATGCCAAGACACGAGCGATCTGGTGTACACGACACTGCGCCGTACACGTGGATTGGGGCCTATTAGTGATCTATCAGGCAAAGGGATCAAAGTGCACACAGCCCTATGTGTGAGCGATGCCGGAGTGCCGTTAGGAGTGCTTCACAGAAGAGCTGGACTCGCGATATGCAAAGCTGTCGCCCCCATCGACGGCGAGGAATAG
- a CDS encoding IS1 family transposase (programmed frameshift), which produces MATCSRCSSTRTVKNGRIHTGKQRFLCRNCGYQFVEHPTDKRIDQATRDLVDRLLLERLSMAGIARAAQVSEQWLQDYVHLKAAQTPRQAQVRPKKRGPLSVQCDELWSFVDRKGNKQWVWLAMDAQTREIIGAYVGDRSRRSAQRLWDSLPKVYRQCAVIYTHDWKAYQGVLPQKRHQVVSKDSGKTSYIERFNNTLRQRVSRFVRRSLAFSRSLRNHIGLLWNFIHYYNASLPI; this is translated from the exons ATGGCAACCTGCTCAAGATGCAGTTCAACCCGCACGGTTAAGAACGGCCGTATCCATACTGGAAAGCAACGGTTTCTGTGCCGCAACTGCGGATACCAGTTTGTCGAGCACCCCACCGATAAGCGAATCGACCAAGCGACTCGGGACTTGGTTGACCGTCTTCTGCTAGAACGTCTCTCAATGGCAGGAATTGCCCGAGCAGCGCAGGTCTCAGAGCAATGGCTCCAAGATTACGTTCACCTCAAAGCAGCCCAAACTCCGAGACAGGCTCAAGTACGCCCGAAAAAAAGGGGCC CTTTAAGCGTGCAGTGTGATGAGCTGTGGTCTTTCGTTGATCGCAAGGGCAACAAGCAGTGGGTCTGGCTAGCAATGGATGCTCAAACCAGAGAGATTATTGGGGCCTATGTGGGAGACCGTAGCCGGAGAAGTGCCCAAAGGTTGTGGGACTCTCTGCCCAAGGTTTATCGGCAGTGTGCTGTTATCTACACCCATGACTGGAAGGCTTACCAAGGTGTGTTGCCCCAGAAGCGGCATCAGGTGGTGAGTAAGGACAGTGGCAAAACGAGCTACATAGAGCGATTCAACAACACCTTGCGGCAGCGGGTTTCACGCTTTGTGAGGCGCAGCCTTGCCTTCTCGAGAAGCCTACGCAACCATATTGGCTTGCTGTGGAATTTCATCCACTACTACAATGCATCATTACCTATCTAG
- a CDS encoding beta/gamma crystallin-related protein: MKKTFWLWIVVGILGALLAQPGAIAQTTQIILFDGPDFSGEQRSFSSGVRDLNNQGFNDRAESMVVVSGTWQVCSDFRSRGNCKTFSPGNYSSLGSFGLANAISSIQPETTTTPSVGGGTSPRITVYSDPGYSGNNAVFTTSINNLIPRGLSDTISSIQIDGGNWQLCADVNYRGRCQTLGPGSYSNLSALGLQDTISSMQLVSSDSSGSSGSSGSLITVYLDVNYGGSSITVSDSIHDLIPRGLNDQISSVRIQSGTWQLCSDVGYRGNCRTLGTGSYSDLSGLGLQDNISSIQRIQ; encoded by the coding sequence ATGAAAAAAACATTTTGGCTGTGGATAGTGGTTGGCATACTGGGTGCCCTATTGGCTCAGCCCGGCGCGATCGCCCAAACGACCCAAATTATTCTATTTGACGGGCCTGACTTTAGCGGTGAACAGCGATCGTTTTCCTCTGGGGTGCGTGACTTAAACAACCAGGGCTTTAACGATCGCGCCGAATCAATGGTTGTGGTCTCGGGCACCTGGCAAGTCTGCTCTGACTTTCGCTCCCGAGGCAACTGCAAAACCTTTAGCCCCGGCAACTACTCGTCGTTGGGTTCCTTTGGGCTAGCCAATGCCATTAGCTCCATTCAGCCCGAAACCACCACTACGCCGTCGGTCGGCGGCGGCACTAGCCCCCGCATTACCGTCTATTCAGACCCTGGCTATAGCGGTAACAATGCCGTCTTTACCACTTCCATTAACAATCTCATCCCCCGCGGGCTCAGTGACACCATTTCGTCGATTCAAATCGATGGTGGCAACTGGCAGCTGTGCGCCGACGTAAACTACCGGGGCAGGTGCCAAACCTTAGGCCCCGGCAGCTACAGCAACCTCAGCGCCCTGGGGCTGCAAGACACCATCAGCTCAATGCAGCTAGTCAGCAGTGATAGCTCGGGCAGCAGTGGGTCTAGCGGTAGCTTGATCACGGTGTACCTCGACGTTAACTACGGTGGTAGCAGCATCACGGTCTCTGACTCGATCCACGACCTGATCCCTCGGGGGCTCAACGATCAGATCTCCTCGGTGCGCATTCAAAGCGGCACCTGGCAACTGTGTTCAGACGTCGGCTACCGAGGCAACTGCCGTACCCTAGGCACCGGCAGCTACAGCGACCTGAGCGGTCTAGGCTTGCAAGACAACATCAGCTCGATTCAGCGCATCCAGTAA
- a CDS encoding pirin family protein, protein MTVPTQTPRTVAGAINSVETLEGAGFLVRQPFPKSSFSEFDPFLLLDELGPINLKPGQAKGAPDHPHRGFETVSYVLGGRLEHKDSAGHAGLLNPGDVQWMTAGAGVVHSEMPESMFTQTDGRLHGIQLWVNLPQRDKMMPPRYQEIPAAHIPVAQTEDKSVTVQVIAGEALGAKATIQTRAPITYLHFTLQPGATKRPLDLLLIAGVPLNEPVVRYGPFAMNTEAEIIQAMNDYQEGRIGQIYA, encoded by the coding sequence ATGACTGTCCCCACTCAAACGCCTCGAACCGTTGCCGGAGCAATCAACAGCGTTGAAACACTCGAAGGGGCTGGATTTCTCGTACGTCAGCCCTTTCCCAAAAGTAGCTTCTCTGAATTTGACCCGTTTCTCCTCCTAGACGAGTTGGGTCCGATTAATCTAAAGCCGGGTCAGGCAAAAGGTGCACCCGATCATCCGCACCGGGGCTTTGAAACCGTCAGCTATGTCTTGGGCGGACGGTTAGAACACAAAGATTCTGCGGGGCACGCCGGGCTACTAAATCCGGGTGACGTCCAGTGGATGACAGCAGGTGCCGGGGTTGTGCATTCTGAGATGCCGGAGTCAATGTTTACCCAAACTGATGGACGGCTCCACGGCATTCAACTATGGGTCAATCTGCCACAACGAGACAAAATGATGCCGCCCCGCTATCAGGAAATTCCAGCGGCTCACATTCCGGTAGCTCAAACCGAAGATAAGTCTGTGACAGTGCAAGTGATTGCGGGAGAAGCGTTAGGGGCAAAAGCCACAATTCAGACACGTGCGCCGATAACTTACCTTCACTTCACACTGCAACCAGGGGCAACAAAGCGTCCTCTAGATCTTCTGCTGATTGCAGGTGTACCCCTTAACGAACCAGTTGTGCGCTACGGTCCGTTTGCCATGAACACTGAAGCTGAAATTATCCAGGCGATGAACGACTACCAAGAAGGAAGGATAGGACAGATTTATGCTTAA
- a CDS encoding alpha/beta hydrolase — translation MPYVTVGQENSANIDLYYEDLGTGQPIVLIHGFPLNGHSWEKQVLVLLNAGYRVITYDRRGFGASSQPSFGYDYDTFAADLNALMTKLDLQNTVLVGFSMGTGEVTRYLGKYGSERVQKAVLMAPVPPFLLKTDDNPEGVDQSVFDGIMKAIVEDRPAYFSTFFQGFFNVDVLLGDRISNEAIQASWNVAAEASAKGTLDCVLSWLTDFRDDLPRIDVPTLIIHGDSDRILPLESTAARLPKLIKNSQLVVIPGGPHAINWTHADQVNPVLLDFLQQK, via the coding sequence ATGCCTTACGTTACTGTTGGTCAAGAAAACTCTGCAAACATCGATCTCTACTACGAAGATCTTGGGACAGGACAACCGATTGTACTGATTCATGGATTTCCATTGAACGGACATTCCTGGGAGAAGCAGGTTTTAGTTTTACTGAATGCAGGATATCGAGTAATTACCTACGATCGCCGAGGATTCGGTGCTTCCAGCCAACCCTCGTTTGGTTATGACTACGATACCTTCGCCGCCGATTTGAATGCACTCATGACCAAGCTTGACTTGCAAAATACCGTGCTGGTCGGTTTCTCAATGGGAACAGGTGAAGTCACACGTTATCTTGGCAAATATGGATCAGAGCGGGTGCAGAAAGCCGTGCTGATGGCTCCCGTTCCACCGTTTCTGTTAAAGACAGACGACAATCCAGAGGGTGTTGATCAAAGCGTTTTTGATGGCATTATGAAAGCGATTGTTGAAGACCGTCCAGCCTACTTTTCTACATTCTTCCAGGGCTTCTTCAATGTGGACGTGTTGCTGGGCGATCGCATCAGCAATGAGGCAATTCAAGCCAGTTGGAATGTGGCAGCAGAGGCTTCTGCGAAAGGAACTTTGGATTGCGTCCTTTCCTGGCTCACCGATTTCCGCGACGATCTGCCCCGCATTGATGTGCCGACTCTGATTATTCATGGAGATAGCGATCGCATTCTGCCGCTTGAGTCCACCGCAGCAAGACTTCCAAAGCTGATCAAAAACAGTCAACTGGTTGTCATTCCCGGCGGGCCGCACGCTATCAACTGGACTCATGCTGATCAGGTCAATCCCGTGTTGCTGGACTTTCTTCAGCAGAAATAA
- a CDS encoding SDR family NAD(P)-dependent oxidoreductase: MAKKFSAKSTADEVLSGINLKGKRFLITGASSGIGLETARSLVAHGASVVGAVRNLAKAEPATASVRDAALQGGGSLELINLDLASLQSVRACADKLLADGQSFDAIIANAGVMATPFGRTIDGFEVQFGTNHLGHFALINGIEPLLADNGRLVVLSSLAHRGADIDLDDPNFEQQAYDPWVAYSRSKTANSLFAVEFDRRHRDRGIRAASVMPGNSLTDLPRHFSQEELQGLLQTVDAARTEAGLPPKELKELPQAAATSVWAAVVANKDEIGGHYLEDCAIAPINDTPNPFADGVRSYALDVNKAKQLWAKSEELISAAF, translated from the coding sequence GACCGCCGACGAGGTGCTTTCCGGCATTAATCTCAAGGGAAAGCGATTTCTCATTACGGGTGCATCGTCGGGCATTGGACTCGAAACCGCCCGCTCACTGGTCGCTCACGGGGCTAGTGTCGTCGGCGCGGTCAGAAACCTCGCTAAAGCTGAGCCAGCCACTGCATCAGTTCGTGATGCCGCTTTGCAAGGAGGTGGCAGCCTGGAGTTGATCAATCTTGATCTGGCATCCTTGCAAAGCGTTCGTGCCTGTGCGGATAAACTGTTGGCTGACGGTCAATCGTTCGATGCCATCATCGCCAACGCTGGCGTTATGGCAACTCCGTTCGGTCGGACGATCGATGGCTTTGAAGTCCAGTTCGGAACTAACCATCTTGGTCATTTCGCCCTGATCAATGGGATCGAGCCGCTGCTCGCCGATAATGGACGGCTAGTCGTCCTGTCGTCGCTCGCGCATCGCGGTGCCGATATCGACTTGGACGATCCGAATTTCGAGCAGCAGGCGTACGATCCATGGGTTGCCTATAGCCGATCGAAAACCGCCAATTCACTGTTCGCTGTGGAGTTTGACAGACGGCATCGTGATCGCGGCATTCGGGCTGCTTCGGTGATGCCCGGAAACAGTCTCACGGACCTACCCCGCCATTTCTCGCAGGAGGAGTTGCAGGGACTTTTGCAGACTGTTGACGCAGCGCGCACCGAAGCGGGTCTGCCGCCGAAAGAGTTGAAAGAACTTCCGCAGGCAGCCGCGACATCGGTTTGGGCAGCAGTCGTGGCGAATAAAGACGAGATCGGTGGACATTATCTCGAAGATTGTGCGATCGCGCCGATCAATGACACACCCAACCCATTTGCCGACGGTGTCAGATCGTATGCGCTTGACGTGAACAAAGCTAAGCAGCTCTGGGCGAAAAGCGAGGAATTGATCAGCGCTGCGTTTTGA